The Tripterygium wilfordii isolate XIE 37 chromosome 5, ASM1340144v1, whole genome shotgun sequence genome window below encodes:
- the LOC119998822 gene encoding uncharacterized protein LOC119998822 — protein MAELIHHKPKSTNNGFLCCFGFPGRRKQQLSRKKSDAKKNNKTSTLCFTWSRFRIKRSSSTKTVPLDSTVPSENINLSLNCPNPTEEDLPKPLSQITAAATHNQSSKETKINKLHQHRRSSDDATCQKRLSFRRKIDSIRTSSHPASPDTAKPKDRRPNVVISRSTTFPVPDRVKWVGSASTQSQVINEKEFSKLDPIVGFSIVTITLLIMLLWGRLCAIFCTSAWFYFVPRLRSNMDHSGTNVSGSTRPDLDSEEYKKRVVMEGFLQRNNHHHHQQRSTA, from the exons ATGGCCGAACTAATCCATCACAAACCCAAATCCACCAATAATGGTTTCCTGTGTTGTTTCGGATTTCCCGGCCGCCGGAAACAACAACTTTCCAGGAAAAAATCAGATGccaagaaaaacaacaagaccAGTACCCTCTGCTTTACTTGGTCAAGATTTCGCATCAAAAGATCCTCGTCCACCAAAACTGTCCCACTAGACTCGACTGTTCCATCCGAGAATATCAATCTCTCACTCAATTGTCCAAATCCGACCGAAGAAGATCTTCCTAAACCACTCAGTCAAATCACCGCCGCCGCCACTCATAATCAATCCTCTAAAGAG ACAAAGATTAACAAGCTCCACCAACACAGGAGGTCTTCCGATGACGCCACGTGCCAAAAACGGTTATCCTTCCGCCGCAAAATCGACTCCATAAGAACCTCCAGCCACCCGGCTTCACCCGACACGGCCAAGCCCAAAGATAGACGGCCTAACGTGGTCATATCAAGATCCACAACTTTCCCCGTCCCGGATCGGGTCAAGTGGGTGGGTAGCGCATCAACCCAATCACAAgtaatcaatgaaaaagaattCAGTAAACTGGATCCGATTGTGGGTTTTTCAATTGTAACGATTACGCTATTGATCATGTTACTGTGGGGTCGATTATGCGCAATCTTCTGTACATCTGCATGGTTTTACTTTGTTCCTCGCTTGAGAAGCAATATGGATCATAGTGGTACAAATGTGTCGGGTTCAACGCGACCCGACTTGGATTCGGAGGAGTACAAGAAGCGGGTCGTCATGGAGGGATTTCTCCAGAggaataatcatcatcatcatcaacaacggTCAACAGCGTGA
- the LOC119998942 gene encoding general transcription and DNA repair factor IIH subunit TFB5-like gives MAQFIINLNASLPASQRFIIHILDSTHLFVQPQVAEMIRSAISEFRDQNPYEKPA, from the coding sequence ATGGCACAGTTCATTATCAACCTGAATGCTTCTCTACCGGCTTCACAGAGGTTCATCATACACATCTTGGATAGCACTCACCTCTTTGTTCAACCTCAGGTGGCTGAAATGATCCGGAGTGCCATTTCAGAGTTCAGGGACCAAAATCCTTATGAGAAGCCTGCttag
- the LOC119998337 gene encoding ATP-dependent Clp protease proteolytic subunit 2, mitochondrial-like produces the protein MMMRGLISGATGRFSAVRNLLRPSMAGTVRRYSLIPMVIEHSSRGERAYDIFSRLLKERIVCINGPIDDDTAHVVVAQLLFLESENPSKPIHMYLNSPGGHVTAGLAIYDTMQYIRPPINTICLGQAASMGSLLLAAGAKGERRALPNATIMIHQPSGGYSGQAKDITIHTKEIVRVWDSLNALYSKHTGQAIEIIQKNMDRDYFMTPEEAKKFGIIDEVIDQRPTALVTDAVSNEGKEKGSN, from the exons ATGATGATGAGGGGCCTCATCTCGGGAGCCACCGGCAGATTTTCTGCTGTCCGGAACTTGTTGAGGCCATCAATGGCCGGTACTGTTCGCCGGTACAGCCTGATTCCTATGGTGATAGAGCACTCCTCTAGAGGTGAGAGAGCCTACGATATATTCTCTAGACTGCTCAAAGAGAGGATCGTTTGCATCAATGGACCTATCGACGACGATACGGCACACGTGGTGGTTGCTCAGCTTCTCTTTCTCGAGTCTGAAAACCCTTCTAAGCCCATCCACATGTACCTCAACTCCCCCGGCGGCCATGTCACTGCTG GTCTTGCTATTTATGATACTATGCAGTACATTCGACCCCCAATCAATACCATTTGTTTGGGGCAAGCTGCATCTATGGGTTCGCTCCTTTTGGCTGCTGGTGCAAAGGGTGAGCGCCGTGCCCTACCAAATGCGACAATAATGATTCATCAGCCTTCAGGTGGGTATAGTGGGCAGGCAAAGGATATAACAATTCACACAAAGGAAATAGTTCGAGTTTGGGATTCACTAAATGCATTGTATTCAAAGCACACAGGGCAGGCAATTGAGATTATACAGAAGAACATGGATAGAGATTATTTTATGACCCCTGAGGAAGCAAAGAAATTTGGGATAATTGATGAGGTGATTGATCAAAGACCCACAGCGTTGGTTACTGATGCTGTCAGCAATGAAGGCAAAGAGAAAGGCTCGAATTAG
- the LOC119998940 gene encoding uncharacterized protein LOC119998940 — protein MAFLFNKFQEAVKVLAKSPTFARNPRQLQFEADVNRLFLYTSYNRLGGDVDEEDADEIIDMASKASVDDQQKQVQENIHSQIKSFSTFMDEILLPDTAKGSDALESSPPAPRPSGLSFAVGGKAPNSKVPQLDRPAVPETRPLKDVELSLQLKDAIGYTLDVKPSQIPHKDAGQGLFLNGEADVGSVVAFYPGVIYSPAYYQYIPGYPRVDSQNPYLITRYDGTVINAQPWGSGGETREVWDGLGVPNTMPDNHVIGKGSDRVWTMLSRPLKGTQVGNGGDVLERRNPLAFAHFANHPAKDTVPNVMVCPYDLPLTEREVRPYIPNVSFGNTEEVSMRRFGSFWFKSWSLKTNTSNFPVLKTIVLVATRALCNEELFLNYRLSNSKRRPAWYTPVDEEEDRRRWS, from the exons Atggcttttcttttcaacaaatttcaagag GCTGTGAAAGTTCTTGCGAAAAGCCCGACATTTGCCAGGAATCCAAGGCAGCTGCAGTTTGAAGCTGACGTGAACCGCCTCTTCTTGTATACCAG CTACAATCGATTGGGAGGAGatgttgatgaagaagatgcAGATGAGATTATTGACATGGCTAGTAAAGCTTCTGTTGATGACCAGCAAAAGCAAGTCCAAGAAAACATCCATTCTCAAATTAAAAGCTTCTCCACATTTATGGATGAAATTCTTCTTCCTGACACTGCAAAGGGATCTGATGCACTTGAATCGTCTCCTCCAGCTCCTCGTCCAAGTGGCCTTAGCTTTGCTGTTGGCGGCAAAGCCCCCAACAGCAAAGTCCCTCAACTTGACCGTCCTG CTGTACCTGAGACAAGGCCGCTAAAAGATGTTGAACTGTCTTTGCAATTAAAGGATGCAATTGGCTACACACTTGATGTCAAACCATCGCAGATACCCCACAAGGATGCTGGTCAAGGTTTATTTTTAAATGGGGAAGCTGATGTTGGTAGTGTCGTAGCCTTTTATCCGGGCGTCATATACTCTCCAGCTTATTACCAATACATCCCTGGATACCCTAGGGTGGACTCTCagaatccatatctgatcactAGGTATGACGGAACTGTGATAAATGCCCAGCCTTGGGGTTCTGGTGGTGAAACACGTGAAGTGTGGGATGGCTTAGGAGTGCCCAATACCATGCCTGACAATCATGTTATAGGCAAAGGCTCAGATCGTGTTTGGACAATGCTCAGCAGGCCTTTGAAAGGGACACAAGTTGGCAACGGTGGTGATGTATTAGAGCGTAGAAACCCATTAGCATTTGCTCATTTTGCCAATCACCCAGCAAAAGACACAGTTCCTAATGTCATGGTCTGCCCTTATGACCTCCCATTGACAGAGAGGGAAGTGAGACCCTACATTCCAAATGTATCATTTGGGAACACAGAAGAAGTTAGCATGAGGAGGTTTGGCAGCTTTTGGTTCAAATCTTGGAGTTTGAAAACGAATACGTCGAATTTTCCTGTTTTGAAGACTATCGTTTTGGTGGCTACCAGGGCTCTTTGCAATGAAGAATTGTTCTTGAACTACAGGTTGAGCAACTCAAAACGACGGCCAGCATGGTACACCCctgtggatgaagaggaggaCAGAAGGAGATGGAGTTAA
- the LOC119998941 gene encoding 60S ribosomal protein L38, with product MPKQIHEIKDFLLTARRKDARSVKIKRSKDVVKFKVRCSRYLYTLCVFDTEKADKLKQSLPPGLSVQDL from the exons ATG CCAAAGCAAATCCACGAAATCAAGGATTTCCTCTTAACGGCAAGGAGGAAGGATGCTCGTTCTGTGAAGATCAAGAGGAGTAAGGATGTTGTTAAGTTCAAGGTTCGATGCTCCAGGTACCTGTATACACTATGTGTATTTGACACTGAAAAGGCTGACAAGTTGAAGCAATCTCTGCCTCCAG GTTTGAGTGTGCAAGATCTGTGA
- the LOC119998421 gene encoding 60S ribosomal protein L44, which produces MVNVPKTKKTYCKSKECRKHTLHKVTQYKKGKDSLAAQGKRRYDRKQSGYGGQTKPVFHKKAKTTKKIVLRLQCQGCKHVSQHPIKRCKHFEIGGDKKGKGTSLF; this is translated from the exons ATG GTGAATGTTCCAAAGACCAAGAAGACCTACTGCAAGAGTAAGGAGTGCAGGAAGCACACTCTACATAAAGTCACTCAGTATAAGAAGGGGAAGGATAGTCTTGCCGCTCAAGGTAAGCGCCGTTATGATCGCAAACAATCAGGGTATGGAGGACAGACCAAACCAGTCTTCCACAAGAAG GCAAAAACAACTAAGAAGATTGTGCTGAGGTTGCAGTGCCAGGGTTGCAAGCATGTTTCCCAGCACCCAATCAAG AGGTGCAAGCACTTCGAGATCGGTGGGGACAAGAAGGGAAAGGGGACTTCTCTTTTCTAA